The nucleotide window ATTGCCCGAGAGTTCTTGACCTCGCGCGCCCGTAGGAGAATCGGTTGAGTCATCGAGAGGCCAATCGTTCGAGGAGCCTGTCGATTTTCTCTATCGAGAGCTCGGTATGGTAATCAGAGTTGATCTGGATCACCGGCGCCTCCCCGCAGGCGCCGAGACACTGCACGTCAATCAGAGTGAAGAGACCGTCGGCCGTCGTTTCGCCGAAGTCGATGGCGAGCTTCTGCTTGAGGTGACTGACAAGCTCGGAGGTCCCGCAGAGCTGGCACGACAAAGTTGAACAAACCTGGAGCAGGTATTTCCCCGGGGGTTTGATGCGGTACATCGTGTAGAAGCCGACGACGCCTTCGACGAAGGCCGGGGAAAGGTCGAGCCGGTTGGCGACCGCCTCCATGACTCCAGCTGATATCCAACCCCACCTCTCCTGGCAGAGCCAGAGCACCGGGAGCAGGGCCG belongs to Acidobacteriota bacterium and includes:
- the nuoE gene encoding NADH-quinone oxidoreductase subunit NuoE codes for the protein MTEISTEPLIVAPADEIASVEFDEAMETEIRSTLERYPDPAAALLPVLWLCQERWGWISAGVMEAVANRLDLSPAFVEGVVGFYTMYRIKPPGKYLLQVCSTLSCQLCGTSELVSHLKQKLAIDFGETTADGLFTLIDVQCLGACGEAPVIQINSDYHTELSIEKIDRLLERLASR